A single Bacillus sp. OxB-1 DNA region contains:
- a CDS encoding CynX/NimT family MFS transporter, with protein MKQNTAQHTTRKLQFPGHLWLLIIGIVCIASTLRSPLTSVGPIIEQIREGTGISNLLAGFLTTIPLLAFAIISPFVPKLSRRFGLEKALFFSLCLLLAGTIIRSLGATPPLLIGTFLIGIAIAFGNVLLPSLLKLSFPLHVGLMTGIYSMSMNISATLASGVAVPIATGTSFGWQGALGVWGVLAFIAVIVWLPQLRSKNRVAVPATNKTIGKDTPLWRSPIAWSVTFFMGLQSLLFYTTSAWIPEVLKSDGMSANRAGWMLSLLQFSQLPMTFIIPILADKVKSQRTIVLGVVLLFVLGYGGVVVGGAAFTPLWMILIGIAGGAAFGLAMMFFTLRTHTPQQAAELSGMAQAFGYALAAVGPVLFGSLHDVSGNWTVPMTILFVAIALLLVSGLQAGKNAYAFPKDSV; from the coding sequence TTGAAACAGAACACTGCACAGCATACCACTCGAAAATTACAATTTCCGGGCCATCTATGGCTGTTGATCATCGGCATCGTCTGCATTGCATCCACATTGCGGTCGCCGTTGACCTCAGTCGGGCCCATCATTGAACAAATCCGGGAAGGCACCGGGATTTCCAACCTTTTGGCAGGTTTCCTGACGACCATCCCGCTTCTCGCTTTTGCCATCATCTCCCCGTTTGTCCCGAAACTTTCCAGACGGTTCGGTTTGGAGAAGGCATTGTTCTTTTCGCTTTGCCTCTTATTAGCCGGCACTATCATCCGTTCTCTCGGGGCTACTCCCCCCTTGCTGATCGGGACGTTCCTCATCGGGATCGCCATCGCATTCGGGAACGTGTTGCTGCCAAGCTTGTTGAAACTGAGCTTTCCGCTGCATGTCGGGTTGATGACCGGGATCTACTCGATGTCCATGAACATTTCAGCAACTCTCGCTTCCGGTGTAGCCGTCCCGATCGCGACCGGGACATCATTCGGGTGGCAAGGGGCGTTGGGGGTGTGGGGCGTTTTAGCGTTCATCGCCGTTATCGTCTGGCTTCCGCAGTTACGGAGCAAAAACCGTGTGGCCGTTCCGGCAACGAATAAGACAATCGGCAAAGACACGCCCCTCTGGCGTTCTCCGATTGCCTGGAGCGTCACTTTTTTCATGGGCTTGCAATCATTGTTATTTTACACGACATCCGCCTGGATACCGGAAGTGCTGAAGTCGGATGGCATGTCGGCAAATCGCGCGGGATGGATGTTGTCCCTTCTGCAATTCTCCCAGTTGCCGATGACATTCATCATCCCGATTTTGGCGGATAAAGTGAAAAGCCAGAGAACGATCGTGCTGGGCGTCGTCCTTTTGTTTGTACTCGGTTATGGCGGAGTAGTGGTCGGAGGGGCAGCGTTCACCCCCTTATGGATGATCCTGATCGGGATCGCCGGCGGAGCTGCATTCGGGCTGGCGATGATGTTCTTCACGTTGCGCACCCATACACCGCAGCAAGCGGCCGAGCTGTCGGGGATGGCGCAAGCATTCGGCTATGCATTGGCAGCGGTCGGCCCCGTCCTATTCGGGTCCTTGCATGATGTATCGGGAAATTGGACAGTTCCGATGACCATTTTATTTGTCGCGATTGCTTTGCTGCTCGTCAGCGGATTGCAAGCCGGAAAAAATGCCTACGCTTTCCCTAAAGATAGCGTGTAA
- a CDS encoding xanthine phosphoribosyltransferase: protein MKLLQDKIQQDGNVLSEEVLKVDSFLNHQIDPELMQAIGKEFADRFMDAGITKIVTIESSGIAPSMMAGLYLGVPVIFARKRKSLTLVNDLYTASVRSFTKQETNEISVSKDFLTNEDTVLLIDDFLANGQAALGLLDIVEQAGARLAGVGIVIEKGFQPGGALIRARGIRLESLAIVESLDDGQVAFAEEVPSR, encoded by the coding sequence GTGAAGTTGTTGCAAGATAAAATTCAGCAGGATGGTAACGTATTGTCGGAAGAAGTGCTGAAAGTGGATTCGTTTTTGAATCACCAGATCGATCCGGAGCTGATGCAGGCGATCGGGAAGGAATTCGCGGACCGGTTCATGGATGCGGGCATCACTAAAATCGTAACGATTGAGTCATCGGGGATTGCACCATCCATGATGGCGGGGTTGTATCTTGGCGTGCCCGTCATCTTTGCCAGGAAGCGCAAGTCCTTGACATTGGTGAACGACTTGTACACGGCAAGCGTCCGTTCGTTCACGAAGCAAGAGACGAATGAGATTTCCGTCTCGAAAGACTTTTTGACGAATGAAGATACGGTATTGTTGATTGACGATTTTTTGGCGAACGGCCAGGCGGCACTCGGCTTGCTGGATATCGTGGAACAGGCGGGGGCCCGTTTGGCGGGCGTCGGCATTGTCATCGAGAAAGGGTTCCAACCGGGCGGCGCCCTTATCCGCGCGCGGGGAATCCGGCTGGAGTCATTGGCGATTGTGGAATCGCTTGATGATGGACAAGTGGCATTCGCCGAGGAGGTACCATCCCGATGA
- a CDS encoding nucleobase:cation symporter-2 family protein, whose amino-acid sequence MKSTILGFQHLLAMYAGAVLVPLIVGGAIGLDAKQLTYLVSIDILMCGLATFLQIISNRFVGIGLPVVLGCTFTAVGPMISIGDKYGISAIYGAIIASGLIIVVISKFFGSLVRFFPPVVTGSVVTIIGVTLIPVALNNMGGGMGAPDFGSASNIALSFGTLLTIILVYRFSTGFLRSISILLGMVAGTVAAVFMGVVNFAPVQEAAVFHMVQPFYLATPTFHLLPILMMTLVAMVSLVESTGVYFALGDICEKDLKPKDLERGYRAEGLASVIGGIFSAFPYTTFSQNVGLIQMSGVKARRVIAITAGMLVLLGFMPKIAALAIIIPNAVLGGAMVAMFGMVIAQGIKMLSKVVADSQENAMIIACSIGLGLGVSVVPELFAKLPESFQILTSNGIVAGSTAAIGLNIMFNMIPSRKRKKKEAKESAVLLAKQEA is encoded by the coding sequence ATGAAATCGACGATATTAGGATTCCAACATCTTCTCGCGATGTATGCGGGAGCGGTGCTCGTTCCGTTGATCGTCGGGGGAGCTATCGGATTGGATGCGAAGCAATTGACGTATCTCGTATCCATCGATATTCTCATGTGCGGGTTGGCGACATTCCTTCAGATCATCTCGAACCGCTTCGTCGGAATCGGATTGCCGGTCGTTCTCGGTTGTACATTCACCGCGGTCGGCCCGATGATTTCCATCGGCGATAAATATGGTATTTCTGCCATTTATGGCGCCATCATTGCGTCCGGTTTGATTATCGTCGTCATCAGCAAGTTTTTCGGCAGCCTTGTCCGTTTTTTCCCGCCGGTCGTCACCGGTTCTGTCGTAACAATCATCGGGGTGACATTGATACCCGTTGCTTTGAACAATATGGGAGGCGGCATGGGGGCACCGGATTTCGGTTCGGCGAGCAATATTGCCTTGTCGTTCGGGACTCTTCTCACCATTATTTTAGTCTACCGCTTCTCGACAGGGTTCCTCCGCTCGATCTCCATCTTGCTTGGAATGGTGGCCGGGACGGTTGCCGCGGTGTTCATGGGGGTTGTCAATTTTGCTCCGGTGCAGGAAGCGGCCGTATTCCATATGGTCCAGCCGTTTTACTTGGCGACTCCGACTTTCCATCTGCTGCCGATTCTGATGATGACGTTAGTTGCGATGGTATCGCTTGTCGAGTCGACGGGTGTCTATTTTGCATTGGGGGATATTTGCGAGAAAGATCTGAAACCGAAAGACTTGGAGAGAGGCTATCGGGCAGAGGGGCTTGCTTCCGTAATCGGCGGGATTTTCAGTGCGTTCCCGTATACGACTTTTTCGCAGAACGTCGGTTTGATTCAGATGTCGGGTGTCAAGGCGCGCAGAGTCATCGCGATTACGGCGGGTATGCTGGTCTTGCTTGGGTTCATGCCGAAAATCGCGGCATTGGCCATCATCATTCCGAATGCGGTATTAGGCGGAGCGATGGTTGCGATGTTCGGAATGGTCATTGCGCAAGGCATCAAGATGTTGAGCAAAGTCGTGGCCGATTCCCAGGAGAATGCCATGATCATCGCTTGCTCCATCGGCTTGGGGCTTGGTGTTTCGGTCGTACCCGAACTATTCGCCAAGCTGCCGGAAAGCTTTCAAATCTTGACGAGCAACGGGATTGTGGCAGGAAGCACAGCCGCAATCGGCCTCAATATCATGTTCAATATGATCCCTTCCAGAAAGAGGAAGAAAAAAGAAGCGAAAGAATCAGCAGTCCTGTTGGCGAAACAGGAAGCATGA
- the hprK gene encoding HPr(Ser) kinase/phosphatase yields the protein MITLTVADIVRRFPVEVLVGEDHLHRVLKKTKVRRPGLEFLDKFDFIAKDHVQILGKNEINYLHTLSDEECKLRIQNIVYYDPPCIIITSQQEEPLGLRQFCTEENIPVLRTPDSTTEMSAKLDAYAVKAMAPEIAIHGVCVNVAGIGVLLRGKSGVGKSETAHILIGRGHRLVADDIVVLKKLSPQTLLGTHDEKNKEFLALRSIGLLNVVRLYGRAAFQEETRIALDIELTEWQENSLNNELEVDTKYKTYLDVPVPHIQIQLQPGRDVAGLIEAAANNWYLQQQGYSAAEEFMKRLESEFAKDEHKQ from the coding sequence GTGATTACATTGACAGTGGCCGATATCGTCCGCCGGTTCCCGGTGGAAGTGCTGGTCGGCGAAGACCATCTGCACCGTGTCCTGAAAAAAACGAAGGTGAGACGGCCAGGCTTGGAGTTCTTGGACAAATTCGATTTTATTGCGAAAGATCACGTCCAAATACTCGGAAAGAATGAAATCAATTACTTGCATACGCTTTCCGATGAGGAGTGCAAACTGCGCATTCAAAATATCGTCTATTATGATCCGCCATGCATCATTATCACATCACAGCAGGAGGAGCCGCTCGGGCTTCGCCAGTTTTGTACGGAGGAGAATATCCCGGTTCTCCGGACGCCGGATTCGACAACCGAAATGAGCGCGAAATTGGATGCTTACGCCGTGAAGGCGATGGCACCCGAGATTGCCATCCATGGGGTCTGTGTCAACGTTGCGGGGATCGGTGTTTTATTGCGCGGCAAGTCGGGCGTCGGCAAGAGCGAGACAGCCCATATCCTGATCGGGCGGGGGCATCGGCTCGTAGCCGATGATATCGTCGTGTTGAAGAAGCTGAGCCCGCAAACATTGCTCGGTACCCATGATGAAAAAAACAAGGAATTTCTTGCCCTGCGCAGCATCGGTCTGCTGAATGTCGTGCGGCTTTACGGGCGTGCCGCTTTCCAGGAGGAGACCCGCATCGCGCTCGATATCGAGTTGACGGAGTGGCAGGAGAACAGCTTGAACAACGAGCTGGAAGTCGATACGAAATACAAGACGTACTTGGATGTGCCCGTTCCGCATATCCAGATCCAGTTGCAGCCGGGGCGGGATGTCGCCGGTCTGATCGAGGCGGCCGCAAATAACTGGTATTTGCAGCAGCAAGGCTACAGCGCGGCGGAGGAGTTCATGAAACGGCTGGAGTCGGAATTTGCGAAAGACGAACACAAGCAATGA
- a CDS encoding GNAT family N-acetyltransferase → MIEDTRTFPVLETKRLLLRKVTEEDANSILNYLSDEEVMKYYGLEPFKSINDALDEISWYQSIQNDKTGIRWGITLKEQGIVIGSCGFHNYVSQHFRAEIGFELSKAQWRKGIATEAVEAIISYGYEHMNFQRLEALIEPPNLSSQKLVEKLGFIREGLLRNYEFTNGKFDDLYMYSLLKQDFDKIKPALMQNSSIKNK, encoded by the coding sequence ATGATTGAAGATACCCGTACATTTCCCGTACTTGAGACTAAAAGGTTACTATTAAGAAAAGTTACAGAAGAGGATGCGAACAGCATTTTGAACTATCTGTCTGATGAAGAGGTGATGAAATATTATGGGCTGGAACCTTTTAAATCGATTAACGATGCGTTAGATGAGATCTCATGGTATCAGTCAATACAAAACGACAAAACGGGTATTAGATGGGGAATCACTTTAAAAGAGCAAGGAATTGTTATTGGCAGTTGCGGTTTTCATAACTATGTTTCGCAGCATTTCCGTGCAGAAATAGGCTTTGAATTGAGTAAAGCACAGTGGAGGAAAGGCATAGCAACTGAAGCGGTTGAAGCTATAATAAGTTACGGATATGAACATATGAATTTTCAACGACTAGAAGCATTAATCGAGCCGCCTAATCTCTCATCACAAAAGTTAGTAGAAAAATTAGGTTTTATTAGAGAAGGATTATTAAGGAATTATGAGTTTACAAATGGGAAATTCGATGATTTATACATGTATTCTTTGTTGAAGCAAGACTTTGATAAAATCAAGCCTGCTTTAATGCAAAATTCATCAATCAAAAACAAATGA
- a CDS encoding LCP family protein translates to MKRQQYKKRKKRKWLGISFLLLALLIGIGAFYWVDQFKQGQSLAGDSTLKEQSSEFDLFEGPEPQYGEINVLLLGSDARANENGGRSDTLMVAHYAQKTGALKLISIMRDTYVDIPGYGKQKMNAAFSLGGPELVRQTIKENFGLDVHYYTIVDFNGFPKLVDILAPDGIEVDIPYKMQHGIGMTLQPGQQTLHGDELLGYVRFRHDRMSDFGRVERQQEALSKLKEEAVGMHNIMNLPKLLGAAEAYIDTNVDKMTMLSIAKGLLDKKSNGIETLRIPVDHSYRDLETNVGDVLDIDFQQNIDALNAFLKGSTETAENTSTLDEQ, encoded by the coding sequence ATGAAAAGACAACAATATAAAAAGCGGAAGAAAAGGAAATGGCTCGGTATCAGTTTCCTGCTGCTCGCTTTATTGATAGGGATCGGCGCTTTCTATTGGGTCGACCAATTTAAGCAGGGACAGTCATTGGCGGGCGACAGCACGTTGAAGGAGCAATCTTCCGAATTTGATTTATTCGAAGGGCCGGAGCCGCAATATGGGGAAATCAATGTCCTCCTTCTCGGGTCGGATGCCCGGGCCAATGAGAACGGAGGGCGGTCCGACACCTTGATGGTTGCCCATTATGCCCAAAAAACGGGGGCGCTCAAGCTGATTTCGATCATGCGGGATACATATGTCGACATTCCGGGCTACGGCAAGCAGAAGATGAACGCCGCCTTCTCCTTGGGAGGTCCGGAGCTCGTCCGCCAGACGATCAAGGAAAACTTCGGTCTCGATGTCCATTATTATACGATCGTCGATTTTAACGGCTTCCCGAAGCTGGTCGACATTTTGGCGCCCGATGGCATCGAGGTCGACATTCCATATAAAATGCAGCATGGAATCGGAATGACGTTACAGCCGGGGCAGCAAACGCTGCACGGGGATGAATTATTAGGGTATGTCCGCTTCCGACATGATCGGATGAGCGATTTCGGCCGCGTCGAACGGCAACAGGAAGCCCTCTCCAAGCTCAAAGAGGAAGCGGTCGGCATGCACAATATCATGAACTTGCCGAAACTGCTCGGAGCCGCGGAAGCGTATATCGATACAAATGTCGATAAGATGACGATGCTGTCCATCGCAAAAGGGCTGCTTGACAAGAAGTCGAACGGCATCGAGACGCTCCGCATCCCTGTGGACCATTCCTACCGGGATCTCGAAACAAATGTCGGGGATGTACTGGACATCGATTTCCAACAAAACATCGATGCGTTGAACGCGTTCTTGAAAGGGTCCACTGAAACTGCGGAAAATACGTCGACTTTGGATGAACAATAG
- a CDS encoding ABC transporter permease: protein MAHQKKTITNRVAFLEKKVPIYASVLGLVGLIILWEIVCSLKIVSPLFLPAPSAIVTTGWDMLVSGEITRNLGPSLYRIGVGYLIGSTVGIIVGLLLGFSKWVDAIGTPIVYSLYPIPKIALLPLFVLWLGIGELSKVTIIALGVFFPVVINTYSGVRNVDQILIKAAITFGSNHFNVIRKVILPGALPMIFAGLKLAAGTSLLLLVAAEMIAAQSGIGSMVLHYGNLMITSKLMVGVLVLSILGLTFNRLLQWLENKLLPWK, encoded by the coding sequence ATGGCACATCAGAAAAAAACAATCACCAACCGAGTCGCCTTTTTGGAAAAAAAGGTCCCGATCTACGCTTCCGTACTCGGGCTCGTCGGCTTGATCATCCTTTGGGAAATCGTGTGCAGCCTGAAAATCGTTTCCCCGCTGTTCCTCCCCGCTCCGTCGGCAATTGTCACGACGGGCTGGGATATGCTCGTCAGCGGGGAAATCACGAGAAACCTGGGTCCGAGTCTGTACCGGATCGGAGTCGGCTATCTGATCGGTTCCACGGTCGGCATCATCGTCGGCCTTCTGCTCGGATTTTCCAAATGGGTGGATGCTATCGGGACGCCCATCGTCTACTCTTTGTATCCGATTCCTAAAATCGCCTTACTGCCATTGTTCGTTCTGTGGCTTGGCATCGGCGAGCTGTCCAAAGTGACCATCATCGCGCTGGGCGTATTTTTCCCGGTCGTCATCAACACCTATTCCGGGGTGCGGAACGTCGATCAGATTTTGATCAAAGCAGCGATCACCTTTGGATCGAACCATTTCAATGTCATCCGGAAAGTGATCCTGCCCGGTGCCTTGCCGATGATCTTCGCCGGTTTGAAGCTGGCAGCGGGGACTTCCCTGCTCCTGTTGGTCGCAGCGGAAATGATCGCGGCGCAAAGCGGGATCGGTTCCATGGTACTGCATTACGGAAATCTCATGATCACTTCCAAATTGATGGTAGGCGTTCTCGTCCTATCCATCCTCGGCCTGACATTCAACCGGCTCTTACAATGGTTGGAAAACAAGCTCTTGCCTTGGAAATGA
- a CDS encoding ABC transporter ATP-binding protein, translated as MKIVIDDVGKTFTNTKKEVTTALENINFTIHEKEFVVLVGPSGCGKSTLLNIVGGLLSPTTGSVYFEGIEKDPNLAIVFQEIALFPWRTVYQNVIYGLEERKVSKQEIKEKADYYIDMVGLTDFKDAYPKQLSGGMKQRVGIGRALAVEPDLLLMDEPFSALDAQTRTLMQEELLTIWNRTQLSTLYVTHNIQEAVYLADRVIVLSRHPGRIKSIIPIDLPKMGRGEEQHREQFERYSEEIWQMIRHDAVEALKE; from the coding sequence ATGAAGATTGTCATTGATGATGTCGGAAAGACATTCACCAACACCAAGAAAGAAGTTACAACAGCCTTGGAGAATATTAATTTCACCATCCACGAGAAGGAGTTTGTCGTCCTGGTCGGACCAAGCGGATGCGGGAAATCGACCTTGCTCAACATTGTAGGGGGATTATTATCCCCTACTACCGGGTCGGTCTATTTTGAAGGGATCGAGAAGGATCCGAATTTGGCGATCGTCTTCCAGGAAATAGCGCTCTTTCCATGGCGGACCGTTTATCAAAACGTCATTTACGGTCTGGAGGAACGGAAGGTCAGCAAACAGGAAATCAAGGAAAAAGCGGACTATTACATCGACATGGTCGGCTTGACGGATTTCAAGGATGCTTATCCGAAGCAGCTCTCCGGGGGCATGAAGCAGCGGGTCGGAATCGGCCGGGCGTTGGCGGTCGAGCCGGACTTGCTGCTCATGGACGAGCCTTTCTCCGCTCTGGATGCCCAAACACGGACGCTGATGCAGGAGGAATTGCTGACGATCTGGAACCGGACCCAGCTGAGCACGCTGTATGTCACGCATAACATCCAGGAGGCGGTCTATTTGGCCGACCGCGTCATCGTGCTGTCGAGGCATCCGGGACGCATCAAAAGCATCATCCCCATCGATTTGCCTAAGATGGGCAGAGGCGAAGAACAACATCGGGAACAATTTGAACGGTATTCGGAAGAAATCTGGCAAATGATCCGCCATGATGCCGTCGAAGCCTTGAAGGAGTGA
- a CDS encoding ABC transporter substrate-binding protein, whose amino-acid sequence MRRKFWYALFSVILLAFALAACGKDAGSDSASTGDVQKSEGTPEESPSAENKKVDIGMLKLTSSAPLFIALEKGFFEEEGIDAQEKWFEAAQPISVATTSGDIDVGATGITASLYNMVAGGEKLLIVADKGREQAGYSSTAVLVPSDSDAASIEDLKGKKIGITQTGSTYHYMAGQLLELHGLTTADVELVPVNSIPGLMETLQSKQVDAVLLNEPNVSRVVKEGYGKVIAQVGDEMDYQTSGIFFSQAFADDKETAVKFLKAYAKATRYYYDAVLTKEGDEIVPGENYEEVIEIIAKYTDQEPELIKLGLPYMDRDGKLLDTDIQTQVDWYVKEKLVDSIDPSEIVNTELLEEALQDLGK is encoded by the coding sequence ATGAGAAGAAAGTTTTGGTATGCACTTTTTTCCGTCATCCTGTTGGCATTCGCCTTAGCAGCGTGCGGTAAAGATGCAGGATCGGATTCCGCTTCGACAGGGGATGTCCAAAAATCGGAAGGCACTCCGGAGGAAAGCCCATCCGCCGAAAACAAAAAGGTGGATATCGGAATGCTCAAACTGACGAGCTCCGCTCCATTATTCATCGCATTGGAGAAAGGCTTCTTCGAGGAGGAAGGCATCGATGCGCAAGAGAAGTGGTTTGAAGCGGCCCAGCCTATTTCAGTTGCCACGACGAGCGGAGATATCGATGTCGGTGCGACCGGAATCACAGCGAGCCTCTATAATATGGTGGCCGGCGGAGAGAAGTTATTGATTGTCGCGGATAAGGGCCGGGAGCAGGCAGGCTATTCATCCACTGCGGTATTGGTCCCAAGCGATTCGGATGCAGCTTCGATCGAAGATTTGAAAGGCAAGAAAATTGGAATCACGCAAACGGGTTCGACGTACCACTACATGGCGGGCCAATTGCTTGAATTGCATGGTTTGACAACAGCGGACGTTGAATTGGTGCCGGTGAACAGCATTCCGGGCTTGATGGAGACGTTGCAAAGCAAACAGGTGGATGCCGTCCTTTTGAATGAGCCGAACGTATCGCGTGTCGTGAAGGAAGGCTATGGAAAAGTCATCGCCCAAGTCGGGGATGAAATGGATTATCAGACTTCCGGGATCTTCTTCTCCCAAGCATTCGCCGACGACAAAGAGACAGCTGTCAAGTTCCTGAAAGCTTATGCGAAAGCGACGCGCTATTATTATGATGCCGTCTTGACAAAAGAAGGCGATGAAATCGTTCCGGGGGAAAATTATGAGGAAGTGATCGAAATCATCGCGAAATATACCGACCAAGAGCCGGAACTCATCAAATTGGGACTTCCATATATGGACCGGGACGGAAAGCTGCTCGACACCGATATCCAGACGCAGGTCGATTGGTATGTGAAGGAAAAATTGGTCGATTCCATTGATCCGAGCGAAATCGTCAATACGGAGCTGTTGGAAGAAGCTTTGCAAGACTTAGGGAAGTGA
- a CDS encoding aldo/keto reductase: MNQRELGQSGLTVSELGLGCMSLPDDFQESKRIIDAALDAGITFFDTADLYDGGKNEELVGYALKNRREDIILATKVGNRLNPDGNGWSWNPTKRHIVSAVKDSLRRLGTDYIDLYQLHGGTMEDDAEETIEAFESLKKEGLIRHYGISSIRPTVIKRFLDGSSAVSVMMQYSLLDRRPEEWLPMIRDRGASVIARGTLAKGLLTDEGLARARKLDGFLDYDAAGLQQTIASLSTDRADLHAIAIAFALQDETVATALIGARTEEQLQDSIRAYQKPVDPQMMEAATQHVHANKYSEHRL, translated from the coding sequence GTGAATCAAAGAGAATTGGGCCAGAGCGGGTTGACCGTTTCGGAATTGGGGCTCGGCTGCATGTCGTTGCCTGACGACTTCCAGGAATCCAAACGGATCATCGATGCCGCTCTCGATGCGGGCATTACCTTTTTCGACACGGCCGATCTATACGATGGCGGGAAAAATGAAGAACTCGTCGGCTATGCGCTGAAAAACAGGCGGGAAGATATCATCCTGGCGACGAAAGTCGGAAACCGGCTGAACCCGGACGGCAACGGCTGGTCTTGGAATCCGACGAAACGGCATATCGTCAGTGCGGTGAAAGACAGTCTACGGCGGCTCGGTACCGACTATATCGATCTGTATCAATTGCATGGCGGAACGATGGAGGACGATGCCGAGGAAACGATCGAGGCGTTTGAAAGTTTGAAAAAAGAGGGCTTGATTCGTCACTATGGGATTTCTTCCATACGCCCGACCGTCATCAAACGCTTCCTCGATGGCAGTTCGGCCGTTTCGGTCATGATGCAATATAGCCTGCTCGATCGCAGGCCGGAAGAATGGCTGCCGATGATCCGGGACCGGGGCGCTTCCGTCATTGCCCGCGGGACGCTCGCAAAAGGCTTGTTGACGGATGAAGGATTGGCGAGAGCCCGGAAGCTGGACGGGTTCCTAGACTATGATGCTGCGGGCTTGCAACAGACCATCGCCTCTTTGTCTACAGACCGCGCCGATCTGCATGCGATCGCCATCGCATTCGCGCTGCAAGACGAAACCGTGGCCACCGCCCTGATCGGCGCACGGACAGAGGAACAGCTCCAAGACTCCATCAGAGCCTACCAGAAACCGGTCGATCCACAAATGATGGAAGCTGCCACGCAACATGTCCATGCAAACAAGTATTCTGAGCATCGTCTCTAG
- a CDS encoding NUDIX domain-containing protein, with protein sequence MEAYEEKTVTGETLYEGKVISLRVEEVELPDGKRATRELVRHPGAVAILAITSEGKLVFVEQYRKALERSLIEIPAGKIDPGEAPEVTAVRELEEETGYGAREFTFIQSFATSPGFADEVIHLYLARDLYPIENPAAGDEDEFINLMEVSLAEAEEMMADGAIFDAKTAFAVLYAKNLLNT encoded by the coding sequence TTGGAGGCATATGAGGAAAAGACGGTAACGGGGGAGACGTTGTATGAAGGGAAGGTCATTTCGCTCCGGGTGGAAGAAGTGGAGTTGCCGGATGGCAAGCGGGCTACCCGAGAATTGGTCCGTCATCCGGGCGCGGTGGCGATCCTGGCAATCACTTCTGAAGGTAAGCTGGTGTTCGTCGAACAATACCGCAAGGCACTGGAGCGGTCGCTTATTGAAATCCCCGCAGGAAAAATCGACCCTGGGGAAGCCCCTGAAGTGACGGCTGTCCGTGAATTGGAGGAAGAGACGGGCTACGGTGCCCGTGAGTTCACTTTCATCCAGTCCTTTGCCACCTCTCCGGGATTTGCGGATGAGGTGATTCATCTTTACTTGGCGAGGGATTTGTATCCGATTGAAAATCCGGCAGCGGGGGATGAGGATGAATTTATCAATCTAATGGAAGTATCGCTTGCCGAAGCGGAGGAAATGATGGCCGACGGTGCCATCTTTGACGCCAAAACGGCATTCGCCGTCCTGTATGCAAAAAATCTATTGAATACATGA
- the fur gene encoding ferric iron uptake transcriptional regulator, producing the protein MESRIDRIKKQLHGASYKLTPQREATVRVLLEYEEDHLSAEDVFLLVKEKAPEIGLATVYRTLELLTDLKIVDKINFGDGVSRYDLRQEGADHFHHHLICIECGTVDEIQEDLLGEVEKVVESRFEFAVKDHWLTFHGICKRCRSDKDEQEDKEE; encoded by the coding sequence ATGGAGAGCCGGATCGATCGTATAAAGAAACAACTGCATGGGGCCAGCTATAAGTTGACGCCTCAGCGGGAAGCGACAGTGAGAGTGCTCCTGGAGTATGAGGAGGACCATCTTAGCGCGGAAGACGTTTTCCTGCTAGTGAAGGAGAAAGCGCCGGAGATCGGTCTTGCGACTGTGTATCGTACATTGGAATTGCTGACAGATCTTAAAATAGTCGATAAAATCAATTTCGGGGACGGGGTTTCCCGTTATGACCTTCGGCAAGAAGGGGCTGACCACTTCCATCACCACCTGATCTGCATCGAATGCGGAACAGTGGATGAAATCCAGGAAGACCTCCTGGGAGAAGTGGAAAAAGTCGTGGAAAGCCGTTTTGAATTTGCCGTAAAAGACCATTGGCTGACATTCCATGGCATCTGCAAAAGATGCCGGTCCGATAAGGATGAACAGGAAGATAAGGAAGAGTGA